GTGATTGCCTCAATCAGCTTCTTGTGTTCGTAATTGTGCAACCATTCCCTCCTGTTACTCGGCCTCAATGTGCCTGGCGTCGGCGCTCCGCTTGAGCGAGGGGTTAGGGTCACCGTGTGCTCGTGCTATTGCGCTCGGAACAGGTGCTTTAGATAAGGACGGAGTTGGGGAAACTCCGTTCGAGCCTCTTCGAAGTAGTCTTCGTATTGCGGCATTGCATCAACCAAACGCGGCTTAAGCGCAAGCTGTGCGTCAAGTTGCTGCCGAAGATGTGCCTCTGTCATCGCGCCCATCGACCAGTATCTCGAAGGACGAAGGAACGGCTCGCGGTTATCCCAAACACATCGAGCCAGATCCGTAAACATGAATCTCCCATCCTCGGCTGGTGGTTCGTCGTCGGGTAGCAAGATGGCCATGCGAACTGGCGCGTGGCCATCCGAGCGCGAGAACTCGCGCTCATCATCATTACTATAGTCATAGCGTCCATGAATCAGCAAGCCGCTCGACGGACAGCGAACTAAGGCCTCATGCTCAATCTCACCGGCCATTCCTCCAAGAAATGGAAGATATAACCTTGGGACAGTTAGTCGGTATCTTGCAATCGGGTCACCGCGCTTTATCCAGGCGTAGTTCGTTCTGTCTCGGAGCCCAGTGAGCGCGCCTGAGTGACTGAACGTACCCCCAAAGACGGCTGGTACCAGGAGCATCTTCGTGCCGAGGGTGACCCCGGCTGGAACTTCGCCTCTGCGGTATTGCTCAGTCATGTCGGTTCCTTGGGGGAGGGTCGGGAAGCGGGTTGCTACGCGAGCCGTTAGTTCGTGACGCCTAACGCTCCGGTTCAGCGGCGGGCCGCGCAGCGGACCGTCCGCTGCAACCGGTTGTTAGGCTCCCTTCGTTCACGTCGTGTGCTTCTGCACCGTGAACGTGCGGTCGATGAATATGTTGACCTCCGCATCGATCGACCCGCCAACGCCTGACCAGAAGTGGATTCTGAGCCGATCTCCTTCGGCGGTCAGGTCCAAGGCTGTGTTATCAAGACCGAGATCGAGCATGCTGTTCAGCTCTGCCACGATCGCCCACAACCGTCGGTGGAGGAGGTCCCTCACTTCAGAACCAATCTGGTGCTCCAGAGGTCCGAGTTGAGCGTTCAGGATGGAGACACGCTGCAAGAGGTCGTCGAATCGACTTGTCACGACGGCGGCGACTCCCGTGTGACCGTCTCTGCGGATGTGATCTTGCCGGCAGCCACCAAGCGTACCAACGGCCGCTGTTCAAGCACGACAGCGGAGACAAGCTGTCGCGTTTCCTTCTTCGTGTAGCCGAGTTCCTGCGCCAGACCGACGAACTGCTTGGCAATCTCGACCTGCAGCTGCTGGTTCTCAAGTTCGCGGCGTTCATTCTCTAACGAACGCTGGCGCCTTGTGGACCAGTGCTCGATGAGCCGAACCAAGAGATCCTTCAGGTGACCGACGATCTCGCCGATCCCGACGAGGTCCTTGATGCCGGGGGAACCGTAAAGCACGCGCTGCACGACCAAGCGCTCGTCTGGCTCCAGCAGTTCGGAGGCGACTGCGAAGGGGACCTCGCCGCGGCCCAGCAGCGGGGCACGCCCGGAGCGGAGGACCGACGGGGGAGCCAGTCGTGCCCAGGTGCGGAGAGACCTGAGCGATCGGGGAAACGGGGGGAAAGGCGCGTCCATGTAGAAGTCGCGCAACTCACGAAGCTCCTCGATCTCCAAGGCGAGCGCGAAACGCAGCGCGTAGAGGCGATCGAGTGCGTTGAAGGACGTCGCGAACTCGCCCGCCTCCCAAGCGCCATCGATGCCAACTCGGAGTACCTGCCGTTCCTCGTTCATACCGTTGATGCCTCTTTTTGGAGCCTAACGTTCGGGTTCAGCCGCATTGCGGAGCACAGCGGAACAACGTCGGCTGCAACCCGTTGTTAGCCAGCCGGCGAAGACGGTATAGGCACTAACGTGCACGCACATATCGGCAGACCAGCGCACCCGTGCTTGCTTTAGCAGTCGATATCAATTCGAACGGTATTGCTTTCCCGTTTGTGGTAAAGATCGTCTACCCCCGCCAAGAATCATTGGCCCGATCGTCAGCAATAACTCATCGACAAGATCCGCAGCGAGCAACGACCGAACCATCATCGCGCTGCCGTACACATAGATGTAGCCCCCCGGCTGCGCCCGCAGGTCGGACACTTTTTGCAAGAAGTCATCACCACGGATGATCGTCGTAGGATGCCATGTGATGTCCTTTTCGCTGAGCGTGTTGGACACCACGTACTTCTGCACCTTGTTGATCCAGTCTGAGAACGGGTCTCCCGAGCGGCTTGGCCAAGCGGCGGCGGACGTTTGATAGGTGGGCGTCCATGCAAGAGCGCGTCACTCTGCTTGGCGAGGTCGTCAAACGTGCCGCCGATCACTTCTGGGTCAAAGTACTTCAAAAACCATCCGCCATGGGCAAAGTCGCCGTCCGTGTCTTCCTTCGCCCCACCTGGAGCCTGGACAACACCGTCCAAGCTGATGAATTCAGTGACTAGCGTCTTCATGGGGTCTCTTGTTTATACGACTGTGGGATCTGTGCTGGCTAACTATTGAGTAGATTGGTCAGCCTATCCCCGCCAACCGGTTTCTTGGTTGCGGCCGATCCTAATAAGCGTTGCCCATACTTAGCAAGACTTTTCTCACCCCTCTGGAGCCTGACAAACACCGCATGCTAGGTCAGCCTATCCCGGCGTGCCGTCACGGCTCTCCGCCCCGCCTGTCAGGGGGTGGATGGTCTATGTCCGAGGCGGTCAGCCGGGCTGTGGTTATGATGACGTATTGATGTCGGCGGGCAAATTCAAAAATGGCGCGATCGTCGAGCGCTCTGCCAGGGTGATCGTGGATGTGGATGGCATCGTGTCCGCGTTCGCGCAGCCAACCAGCGAGGCCTGGTGGGAGGTTGGCGTCCACGAGAAATGTCATGTGGCTTGTGCCGGCATGATCGTATGGTCCAAGTATGCAGCGGCGTAGGTGATCGCGGCTCGATCGTGATGGCGCAGATATTTCCATCCTTGTCGATATCGAGTTGAGTGTCTGCATCCAAATCTCTTGTCCCTGACACCGGTGCCGTTTTGAATTCGATGTCCAGTGGGTCGGTGTCGTTGAAAATGTTTGATTGTCATGGCTTGAACCCTCGGTCGAAAAAGACATTGTGGACTGTTTCACGATCGGACAGTAATGCCACCAGCACGTATCTGTTTCCCATTTCTTTTATCGGGGCCCAGCGGCGGATGCGTCCGTCTTTCTGAACCGTTTCTCCACCGGGCTGACGGTTAGGAATGCCGGCCGGCGTGGTATGCCAACATCATCTGAAAAATGCATCTGAAAAATACGTCTGAAAAATACGGAGAGATTGTTGCGTGGCCTTCTTCGCCGGTCAATCTTCTTGCTGGTGTCACGGCGACGCGCGAACGAGAATGACTTCCTTGAATCAACAGGTGTCTATCGCGAAAACGAGGGAGAAAAGTATTTCATCTAAGCCGAGATGCGCCCATGGAAGGGGGGGGCTAGACGGATGAACGGCTAGCCTTTCGTGTAGAAAGGCAGGTCGTGGACCATGGCCTGGTGTCGCTGTCCCTCGATCTCGACGGTGAGCGTGGTGTCCGGCTTGGCGAAGTCGCGCAGGGGAAAGCCGAAGGCGATGACGCGGTTTAAGAGGGGGGAGAAGGTCGCGCTGGTGACCCAGCCGACTTCGCGATCGCCGCTCAACAGTTTGGCGCCTTTCGGCGGGATGGTCGGTTCATCTAATACAAGCCCAACGAGGCGCCGTCGTACCTGGCCGTAGGTGTCCATCCGCGCCATGACTTCCTGGCCGGGATAGCAGCCCTTGTTGAGGCTATAGGCTTTGCTTTCCAGGTTAGCCTCCGGCGGGACGATCTCTTCCGTCAAATCCGCTCCGGCTTTCGGCAGTCCTGCTTCAATCCGCAAGGTCTCAAGTGCCTGCCGGCCGACCGGCTTGATCCCGTGGGATTGGCCTGCTTCCCACAGCCGATTCCACGCCACCGGCAAGGCCTCGGCCGGCAGCATCACTTCAAGATCGAGGTCGCCCGTTTCCTCCGTCCGCATCACGAGGGCGATCTGGTCTCCGATCCGTGCGGTGACGAAGGTCACCGGCTTGAGATCCGACACATCGACGCCGAAGGCCGACTGAACGACCGTCGGGGCCTGGGGACCGCTCACGAGCAGCAGGCCCCAGCTCTCGGCGCCGTTGTCCATCTTGGCCTTGGTGCCGTAGAGGAGAAATTTGCGCAGGGTCTGATAGGTCGTCTCGCCGATTTCTCCGACGTCTTCGATCATCACCGCGTCGGGCTGTCTGTACAGACGGAAATAGGTCAGCATTTTGCCTTTGTGATTCAACAGGCTGGCATAGCAACCCTGCCCCGGTTGAAGGGACAGGACGTCGTTGCTGACGATACTTTGGAGCCACTTGATGCGGTCTTCGCCGGTCACGCGGACCTTCCCTCGATGCGAGAGGTCGGCCAAGCCGACGGACCGGCGCACGGCGCGGTATTCGGCCGCCGCGTCTCCATAGTGGGCCGGGACTTCCCAGCCGGTCACCTCTTCAAACGAC
This sequence is a window from Candidatus Nitrospira inopinata. Protein-coding genes within it:
- a CDS encoding DUF5615 family PIN-like protein, coding for MRERGHDAIHIHDHPGRALDDRAIFEFARRHQYVIITTARLTASDIDHPPPDRRGGEP
- a CDS encoding DUF2283 domain-containing protein, with product MFNDTDPLDIEFKTAPVSGTRDLDADTQLDIDKDGNICAITIEPRSPTPLHTWTIRSCRHKPHDISRGRQPPTRPRWLAARTRTRCHPHPRSPWQSARRSRHF
- the ygfZ gene encoding CAF17-like 4Fe-4S cluster assembly/insertion protein YgfZ; its protein translation is MKRSSIYAHHVQLGASFEEVTGWEVPAHYGDAAAEYRAVRRSVGLADLSHRGKVRVTGEDRIKWLQSIVSNDVLSLQPGQGCYASLLNHKGKMLTYFRLYRQPDAVMIEDVGEIGETTYQTLRKFLLYGTKAKMDNGAESWGLLLVSGPQAPTVVQSAFGVDVSDLKPVTFVTARIGDQIALVMRTEETGDLDLEVMLPAEALPVAWNRLWEAGQSHGIKPVGRQALETLRIEAGLPKAGADLTEEIVPPEANLESKAYSLNKGCYPGQEVMARMDTYGQVRRRLVGLVLDEPTIPPKGAKLLSGDREVGWVTSATFSPLLNRVIAFGFPLRDFAKPDTTLTVEIEGQRHQAMVHDLPFYTKG